The stretch of DNA tctctctttctctctctcccccctctctctttctctctctcaccctctctctctccctctctcaccctccctctctcaccctctctctctccctctctctctctctctctctctctctctctctcacgcccatctttctctctctcacgcccatctctctctctctctctctctctctctctctctctctccctctctctctctctctctctgtctctcactctctctctgtctctcaccctctctctctcccccccgcACTCACTCTCAAAGAGACGGCGGTCACAAAACTGGTCAGCTCGTTCAGGGGGATGTTCTGGATGACAGCGACCAGGAGTTCAATCGTGGAGGTCCGGATGAGAACTGACAGGTCCTCGATGAGGCCTACCAAGGTCAAGACGCTGACCTTGACCCTGAGCTGAGCGAGGACCTTTCCAAGGTCTTGGACGTTGAGGAGGTCAGCAACGTCTCTCAAGAAGAACGCCACGTTGGCCTGAATTAACAAACATAGAGACACGCAGTAGAGGAGGAAagtggcttgttcatttcaatgcttgttattctctccggtgccaggagaaaggttccgtacaactctcgcttcctctattacacatgtcgtatgcattaagagcgattacttccctttggttatttgacaCGCAGTTATGTATGCACACGGGCACAGATAGGCAAACACGCATGCCCATcatgcacacaggcacacagacaggcaaacacgcATGCCCATcatgcacacaggcacacagacaggcaaacacgcATGCCCATcatgcacacaggcacacagacaggcaaacacgcATGCCCATcatgcacacaggcacacagacaggcaaacacgcATGCCCATcatgcacacaggcacacagacaggcaaacacgcATGCCCATcatgcacacaggcacacagataGGCAAACACGCATGCCCATcatgcacacaggcacacagacaggcaaacacgcATGCCCATcatgcacacaggcacacagacaggcaaacacgcatgcacacgggcacacagacaggcaaacacgcATGCCCATcatgcacacaggcacacagacaggcaaacacgcATGCCCATcatgcacacaggcacacagacaggcaaacacgcATGCCCATcatgcacacaggcacacagacaggcaaacacgcATGCCCATcatgcacacaggcacacagacaggcaaacacgcATGCCCATcatgcacacaggcacacatagGCAAACACGCATGCCCATcatgcacacaggcacacagataGGCAAACACGCATGCCcatcatgcacacagacacacagataggcAAACACGCATGCCCATcatgcacacaggcacacagacaggcaaacacgcATGCCCATcatgcacacaggcacacagataGGCAAACACGCATGCCcatcatgcacacagacacacagataggcAAACACGCATGCCCATcatgcacacaggcacacagacaggcaaacacgcATGCCCATcatgcacacaggcacacagacaggcaaacacgcATGCCCATcatgcacacaggcacacagacaggcaaacacgcATGCCCATcatgcacacaggcacacagacaggcaaacacgcATGCCCATcatgcacacaggcacacagacaggcaaacacgcATGCCCATcatgcacacaggcacacagacaggcaaacacgcATGCCCATcatgcacacaggcacacagacaggcaaacacgcATGCCCATcatgcacacaggcacacagacaggcaaacacgcATGCCCATcatgcacacaggcacacagacaggcaaacacgcATGCCCATcatgcacacaggcacacagacaggcaaacacgcATGCCCATCATGCACagaggcacacagacaggcaaacacgcATGCCCATCATGCACACGGGCACACAGATAGGCAAACACGCATGCCCATcatgcacacaggcacacagataGGCAAACACGCATGCCCATCATGCACACGGGCACACAGATAGGCAAACACGCATGCCCATcatgcacacaggcacacagacaggcaaacacgcATGCCCATCATGCACACGggcacacagacaggcaaacacgcATGCCCATcatgcacacaggcacacagacaggcaaacacgcATGCCCATcatgcacacaggcacacagacaggcaaacacgcATTCCCATcatgcacacaggcacacagacaggcaaacacgcATGCCCATcatgcacacaggcacacagacaggcaaacacgcATGCCCATcatgcacacaggcacacagacaggcaaacacgcATGCCCATcatgcacacaggcacacagacaggcaaacacgcATGCCCATCATGCACACGGGCACACAGATAGGCAAACACGCATGCCCATCATGCACACAGGcactgacacagacaggcaaacacgcATGCCCATCATGCACACGGGCACACAGATAGGCAAACACGCATGCCCATcatgcacacaggcacacagacaggcaaacacgcATGCCCATCATGCACACGggcacacagacaggcaaacacgcATGCCCATCATGCACACAGGCAGGAACGCACCTAAAACGCATGCGGATATACATGCACGTATGTACgcgtgcacgcacgcaaactgacatacagtgatacacagtaatctatatatacgacttgtgtctgtctgtgtgtctgtgtgtctgtgcgcgatgcacggccaaagttctcgatggatctgcttcaaatttggtgggcttattcagagagaccccggacacaacctgatcgatgagaattttcaacacgtgctctcagcgcgcagcgctgaaccgattttggtttttctgttcatcttcccagatccattcccagtaactcttccttatcttctccagtgttttgcgtttatctcccttccttcgtgtggcgtcaatccatattcccgtttctatttttagaggtcactgtcgacaacgctcaatccatattcccgttatactatttttagaaggtcactgtcccggcgaagccgggtattactcttccttatcttctccggtgttttgcgcgtttatctcccttccttcgtgcaaagccgggtccccggcgcagccgggtattcggctctacttcttcccggcgaagcgggtattcatctagtagaGTATACATGCACGAGAGTAGACAAGCACAAGAACACACgcaaagacacacagaaaccaagaaacacacacacacacacacacacacacacacacacacacacacacacacacactcatacccccacacacccacacccccgTCCCACACCcaacacatacacgcgcacacacacacacacacacacacacacacacaaacacacacacactgacacacacacacacacatcctacaATGGTTGAGGGAGACTCAAAACGCGTAAAAGACAGCGGAACAcccccgccacccccccccccctcccttccaagaccccccctccccttgtaagaccccccccccccttgtaataccccccccccttgtaagaccccccccccttgtaagaccccccccccccccttgtaagacccccccccccttgtaagaccccccccttgtaagacccccccccttgtaagaccccccccccttgtaagacccccccccctggtaagacccccccccctggtAAGACCCCCGTCATTCCACATTGGCTTACTTTGAAGACCGAGGTTTGTCAGATTTTCCGTTTTAAACTCTCTTTTTTCAGAAGCGATTTTCCAAGAAGTCTTGAAAGggttgcggggggggggggggggggggggctactgTAGTTAAATCTCTCCCCAGACTTACATCGGGAAGGTCCCAGGCCACAGCAGTGATGAGAAGCTTGATGTCCAGCTGAGGGACCTCCCGTGAGATCGCCCTGACCGCCGCTCCAAGGTCACTCAGCCTCACTGAGTTCACAAGGTTCAAGGCGGCTTCGGCAATCGTTCCTGTAGATGTAATTTAAATTGTTTGAATTTTATTTTGGACCTTTtaattttgatgacgtcatattttcccgtttgtttgagtgtgtgtttgaatgagTGCAGGAGTCAGTGTTTGACGTTCATATGCTTACGTTTTACCAGACAGAACAACACGACATACGCTCTCATTCTGTatttcaaaaaaacaaacaccatatgcaacacacacacacacacacacacacacacacacacacacacacacacacacacacgcacacacacacacactacacacgcacgcacgcacccccccacacacacacacacaaacacacactaatttCTCAAACATATAGCATATTAGAAAAGTAAGCGTTTAACAATCAGCCCTTACCAGAAAGATTGGCGTTGTCAGCCCCTGAAAGAGCAGCCGCAAGGGAGGCAACGATGTTTCTCACAAGGTCCAGTACACTTTGCACTGTAACATCACACTATAACCAGTCATTCAAGGGAGACAACGATGTTTCTCACAAGGTCCAGTACACTTTGCACTGTAACATCACACTATAACCAGTCATTCAAGGGAGACAACGATGTTTCTCACAAGGTCCAGTACACTTTGCACTGTAACATCACACTATAACCAGTCATTCAAGGGAGACAACGATGTttctcagggccggactaggctaagaggaggggggggggggggtggggggttgccAGCGGTGGTTCAGGGGGATGCttcccctggcggggtcaaggggcagagccccttgtgggggtcagggggcgaagccccctgaagctgatgggtaggtcatattctgagataggaaaatggtcgctccttgcatgaaacggcataaaataaacaataataaaaaatgttttaaataagtgaggtacatgtttaggccagggggggggggggttgcgcaacccccataacccccccggtagtccggccctgtttcTCACAAGGTTCACCACACTTTGCACTGTAACATCACACTATAACCAGTCATTCAAGGGAGACAACGATGTCGGTTTCTCAAAAGGTCCAGTACACTTTGCACCACACTATAGCCAGTCATTCAAGGGAGACAACGATGTTTCTCAAAAGGTCCAGTACACTTTGCACTGTAACATCACACTATAACCAGTCATTCAAGGGAGACAACGACGGTTTCTCAAAACGTCCAGTACACTTTGCACCACACTATAGCCAGTCATTCAAGGGAGACAACGATGTTTCTCAAAAGGTCCAGTACACTTTGCACTGTAACATCACACTATAACCAGTCATTCAAGGGAGGCAACGATGTTTCTCAAAAGGTCCAGCACACTTTGCACCGTAACATCACACTATAGCCAGTCATTCAAGGGAGACAACGATGTTTCTCACAAGGTTCACCACACTTTGCACTGTAACATCACACTATAGCCAGTCATTCAAGGGAGACAACGATGTTTCTCAAAAGGTCCAGCACACTTTGCACTGTAAGATCACACTCGCCAGTCATTAAATGTATGAAAGGCATTAGACATTCACAAAATGGTCACGATAAGTTCAACTGCGATGTCGTTTTGTGTTGACAGTACAAAGATAATCCTACATAGGATATACCACCCATATAACCACACGTGTGTACGGGAAGGGCTCCCATATGGACCagctcctgttctgacaaactaagaGAGCTAGAGCGCTccaaacaatttcattcgctgcaTTTACCCTCCCTGGATAATTTGTACATTTCGTCGAAACAGTTTTAGATGTACAAACCACAAAACCGTTATACTTTTTTGTCTATATTTTTAACACATTTGGCAGAGTTCACAATAAAGTTGATGCTGAAAACGGACTAGTTTCTGTCCAAACGTCATTACTATCATGGACCATGACAAAGAATTTTGAGAATGCAGTTTGCCTCGGTGATTTGGTCATATCAGCAAAGGGAAATTACTCGTACGGTCATCACCAGCCTCTGCAAGCGTTGGCATCGTATATAATTAAGACCCGTTAATGATAGATGATACAATCTATGTGCAGATTAGGACTTACGCAAATCGCCGACGGTCTGACCTAAAGTATTGACGGTGTTACCCAAGGTATTAAGCAGCCTCTTGTCTCGTGGGTTGGCTCCACCTGTCAAGAACAAAATGTTAGTTGTTTACACGCGTGAATGCTAAAACAAACACGCAAACGCATAAATGTAAGCACGCACGCAAacgcgcacgcatacacgcaggtaggcaggcaggcaggcacgctAGCACGCACGTATgtacgcacactcacacacacgcgcgcacacacggacacacacacacgcacgcgcgcgcgcacacacacacacacacacacacacacacacacacacacacacacacacacacacacacacacacacacacacactcactcactcactcactcacgcaaatgcgtacgcacgcacacccgcGGCAGAACGCACTCACGCAATGTCTCTTTGTGCACACTTACATATTTCCTGTATTTTGTATACCTTTTTCCCGTGCTCTGTTTCCTTTTactattatcatcatcattatttcatcattttctttcaatcattTCACGACATATTTGTTTTTCCACGTATTAAATACTTACCTGGCACACAACAAAAATGGCATTTCTGCAAGACAGGCTAAAACATGAAAACAGTGAGGAAGAAGGGAGAACAAAGGGAACAGGGAAAGTCGAAGAATAACAAAACTATTATCAGAAATATAACTTTGCTTTTAGTGCGcacaaatgttttttttttttaatgtttttttttttttttttttccaagcacatcattgtggggcttttaatcagtaacatgcatccgtctacaatgtatcatcattcattcTTCAACTTGAAtattaaatatgtaaatggcaagtatattagacatatatatacaaatgtattttttattttcttcgacatttcttgtttttaaaaatgtcatcATTAAGCTCATCAACTTCCctctttagaaaaaaaaaaaatagattcacagttgtttttcttttttcccgtGTTAATAAGCTAGCATCCACACCAATGAAATAATTAACACACATGCAACACAGGCATAGGCCATGTACAAACACGTGTGaacatgaaaaagaaagaaaagatgaaaagtagtAAAAGCAAACCGAATCAATAGTATTACTTGGCTTTTAGTGCCCACATACTTAATATTTCTTTATTTATGTTTTCTTGCTAACTATGCCcattatcaaaataaaaaccccaagaaaggtagattgttggaacgtttgttattgacaaaacaatacattcacagatatatcgacccaacggtcttttaagtgcacagacttAATTAATCTGAATTCAGTttcggaacgttggcagtctctttgtgttTGGATATGCCCATTATCATCACATCTTATCtgatcatttttttttcaattaatGTACGGGTTAACTGTTTTTCCATGTATTAATGActtaacatgcacacacaagaaATGTCAAACCTGCCACACAGGCAAAGGCGAGAACCAAAACCACTGTCATCGACATTCGCATGTTGAAGGATGTGATAGAAACCATGCAAATACTCCGCACAAAATGATCTCTTCAAGGACAGCGATGTCTAAAATACAAGCCAGCTAACTTCGATCGCTTAATTCTAgctgtgttgttattgtttatctTGTCAGCCAATCATTGTCATCTGTatattttaatgacaaaaggaTTGGTGCATATTACATTATGTAGTCATGCAGCGACATAAAAGCTGCCGCAATGATCTCCTCCTGTCAACATATATTCGAAATGTTTTTGTCGGGATTTTCGGAGAAAGTGTGTGAGGGTGCGGTTAGGGAGAGAAGAGgacgggagagagaggggggagatgggtagagagagacagatatacaaatatatatatatatttgtttttccaCGTATTAACACCCTGACGAAGGCCACGAGGCAGAAATATTTgtgaaaacgtgaaggcttgttttggttattttttccatatttgtttgtgtatatatatatatacagagagagagagagagagagagagagagagagagagagagagagagagagagagagagagagagagagagagagagagagagagagagagagagaaagaaagagagagagagaaagagagagagagagaaagagagagagagagacagacagacagacagacagacagacagacagacagacagacagacacacacatacacacatactcacacacacacacacacacgcacacacacacgcacacacacacacacacacacacacacacacacacacacacacacacacacacaaacaaacaaacacacatgctaCCGCAGAGTTTTTTTCATTGGCCCTACATATTATAGTCGTTATAGGGAGTACCCAATATCTCCatcactccctccttttgactctaaaaaaaaaaaaaaaaaaaaaaaaaaaaaaatccgaatCTGATATAATCTCCACTGACCCAATGCAAACATACAATGGTTATCAGAAAACATTGCATTGCTGATTCGTTGTCATCATCAACATTTCTTCCAGCTCAAACAACAGCTCACCACCAACCTGTTTTGACTaatacaagaaatcaaaacattCGAGTCTGACTTTTTTGTTTGGATTAGATGATATAATTGATAACCTGTCACAGAAGAAGGACGTATGCACTTGTATTGACAAGTTCTTTCAGACAAAATATGAGATTCTAATTTGTTGTTAACCGTTGTTGTTCAGATTAAAGAATATAATTGATAACCCGTCATATGGAAAAGAGATACGCAGAGTACATGCacttactttttatttttttaactatTTTTTTACTGTCTGAGTGGTACTTTTAATCAAAACATTtgagtgtgttttgtttttgtttagatTAGATGATTTAAATGAAAACCCGTTCATAAGCAAGGAATAAAAACCCTTTAAAGTAATAACGTGCATAGTATAATTTTGTGCATACACATATTTATGCTGGTGTAACAACATCAACATGCTTTATTTACTTTCATTCACAATAGCGGGTTTCCCCAATACACCGTTGTAAGAATCCATTTTCGATGTAggtttttttattaaaaaaacccacctgtttTCGAAGACAGCAATATCCCTTGTGCGTctaaaatatttgtttttgtctgtctgcctgtctgaccttctgtctgtctatctgtctgtctgtctgtctgtctgtctgtctg from Littorina saxatilis isolate snail1 linkage group LG13, US_GU_Lsax_2.0, whole genome shotgun sequence encodes:
- the LOC138946314 gene encoding uncharacterized protein — encoded protein: MVSITSFNMRMSMTVVLVLAFACVAGGANPRDKRLLNTLGNTVNTLGQTVGDLLQSVLDLVRNIVASLAAALSGADNANLSGTIAEAALNLVNSVRLSDLGAAVRAISREVPQLDIKLLITAVAWDLPDANVAFFLRDVADLLNVQDLGKVLAQLRVKVSVLTLVGLIEDLSVLIRTSTIELLVAVIQNIPLNELTSFVTAVSLRLPNIDLDVLVSTALRVTMELLGLPFPRVTVADPATTRRVEATTMTTPSMEDEIPTTSSPGEEDQATPGPMF